A window of Etheostoma spectabile isolate EspeVRDwgs_2016 chromosome 18, UIUC_Espe_1.0, whole genome shotgun sequence contains these coding sequences:
- the smek1 gene encoding serine/threonine-protein phosphatase 4 regulatory subunit 3 isoform X7 has product MTDTRRRVKVYTLNEDRQWDDRGTGHVSSGYVERLKGTSLLVRAESDGSLLLESKINPNTAYQKQQDTLIVWSEAENYDLALSFQEKAGCDEIWEKICQVQGKDPSVDITQDVVDESEEERFDDMSSPGLELPPCELNRLEDLAELVASSLPSPLRREKLALAVENEGYIRKLLELFRVCEDLENREGLHHLYEIIKGIFLLNRTALFEVMFSEECIMDIIGCLEFDPALPQPRRHREFLTKTARFKEVIPILDPELRQKIHQTYRVQYIQDMVLPTPSVFEENMLSTLHSFIFFNKVEIVGMLQDDEKFLTDLFAQLTDEATDDDKRHELVNFLKEFCAFSQTLQPQNRDAFFKTLSNMGILPALEVILGMDDVQVRGAATDIFSYLVEYNPSMVREFVMQESQQNDDDILLINLIIEHMICDTDPELGGAVQLMGLLRTLVDPENMLATANKTEKTEFLSFFYKHCMHVLSAPLLANTTEEKPSKDDFQTSQLLALILELLTFCVEHHTYHIKNYIINKDILRRVLVLTASQHAFLALCALRFMRRIIGLKDEFYNRYIMRNFLFEPVIKAFLNNGSRYNLMNSAIIEMFEYVRVEDVKSLTAHIVENYWKALEDVDYVQTFKGLKLRYEQQRERQDNPKLDSMRSILRNHRFRRDARTLEDEEEMWFNTDEDDLEDGEAVVPPSDKMKSEEDLMEPISKFMERKKLKDTDDKDVLGKSSLSGRQNPSFKLSFSGSTKTSLSSPPSSASLNPGSPGSPGSPGSGARSSPSTTTVTTKGLVGLVDYPDDDDDEEEEEEDGEEEEDGESKEDPVPPTKKSKLSS; this is encoded by the exons ATGACTGACACTCGTCGACGAGTCAAAGTCTATACCCTCAATGAGGACAGACAGTGGGATGACCGTGGGACCGGGCACGTCTCCTCGGGCTATGTGGAGCGTTTGAAAGGCACGTCTCTACTGGTGCGAGCAGAGAGTGATG GTTCCCTACTGCTGGAGTCCAAAATCAATCCAAACACTGCCTACCAGAAACAACAG GATACATTGATAGTATGGTCAGAGGCAGAAAATTATGATCTGGCACTCAGCTTCCAGGAGAAGGCTGGATGTGATGAAATCTGGGAGAAAATATGCCAG GTGCAGGGAAAGGACCCATCAGTGGACATCACCCAAGATGTGGTGGACGAGTCTGAGGAGGAACGCTTTGACGACATGTCTTCGCCAGGTCTGGAGTTACCACCATGTGAACTGAACCGCTTGGAGGACCTGGCTGAGCTGGTGGCCTCCTCACTCCCATCACCACTGCGGCGCGAGAAACTGGCACTGGCTGTGGAAAACGAGGGATACATTCGCAAGCTTCTGGAACTGTTCCGTGTGTGTGAGGATTTGGAGAACAGAGAGGGACTGCACCACCTGTATGAAATCATTAAAGGCATCTTCCTGCTCAATCGTACTGCACTTTTTGAGGTTATGTTCTCTGAGGAGTGCATCATGGACATCATTGGTTGTCTGGAGTTTGATCCAGCACTCCCACAGCCACGGCGGCATCGGGAGTTTCTAACTAAGACAGCCCGCTTTAAAGAGGTGATTCCCATCTTGGATCCTGAACTGCGTCAGAAAATACACCAGACGTATCGGGTGCAGTATATTCAGGACATGGTGCTGCCCACGCCCTCTGTTTTTGAGGAAAACATGCTGTCCACCCTGCACTCCTTCATCTTCTTCAACAAGGTGGAGATTGTGGGCATGCTACAG GACGATGAGAAGTTCCTGACTGACCTTTTTGCACAGCTAACAGATGAGGCTACAGATGACGACAAAAGACATGAACTG GTGAACTTCCTAAAGGAATTCTGTGCATTCTCACAAACGTTACAACCTCAAAACAGGGACGCCTTCTTCAAGACATTGTCAAACATGGGCATTCTACCTGCACTAGAGGTCATCCTG GGAATGGATGACGTTCAGGTGCGTGGGGCAGCCACAGATATTTTCTCTTATCTGGTGGAGTACAACCCCTCCATGGTACGAGAGTTTGTTATGCAGGAGTCTCAGCAGAATGATGAC GACATCCTCCTGATCAACCTGATCATAGAACACATGATCTGTGATACAGACCCAGAGCTAGGTGGAGCAGTGCAGCTGATGGGTCTGCTTCGGACTCTGGTGGACCCTGAGAACATGCTGGCTACTGCAAAT aaaacagaaaaaacggAGTTCCTGAGCTTCTTCTACAAGCACTGTATGCACGTCCTCTCTGCTCCCCTACTGGCCAACACCACGGAGGAAAAACCAAGCAAAG ATGATTTTCAAACATCCCAGTTGCTGGCCTTGATTTTGGAGCTGCTGACATTCTGTGTTGAGCACCACACCTATCACATTAAGAACTACATCATCAACAAGGACATTCTCAGGAGGGTACTGGTGCTCACTGCCTCTCAGCACGCCTTCCTGGCCCTAT GTGCCCTACGCTTCATGCGGAGGATCATTGGTCTGAAGGATGAATTCTACAATCGCTACATCATGAGAAACTTTCTCTTTGAGCCTGTCATTAAGGCCTTCCTTAACAACGGCTCACGCTACAATCTCATGAACTCGGCCATCATTGAGATGTTTGAGTATGTCCGTGTG GAGGACGTGAAGTCTCTTACAGCTCATATAGTAGAGAACTACTGGAAAGCCCTGGAGGATGTTGACTATGTCCAAACGTTTAAGGGATTAAAGCTGCGGTATGAACAGCAGCGAGAGAGGCAAGACAACCccaaactggatag CATGCGCTCCATCCTGAGGAACCACCGTTTCCGCCGTGATGCACGGACActggaggatgaagaggagatgTGGTTTAACACCGATGAGGATGACCTCGAGGATGGTGAGGCAGTGGTTCCTCCCTCTGACAAGATGAAAAGTGAGGAAGACCTCATGGAACCTATAAGCAAGTTcatggagagaaagaaat TGAAAGACACAGACGACAAAGATGTACTGGGGAAGTCCAGCTTATCAGGCAGGCAGAACCCCAGCTTCAAGCTCTCCTTCTCTGGCTCCACTAAAACCAGCCTCTCCAGCCCTCCGTCATCTGCCTCACTGAACCCAGGCTCTCCGGGATCACCAGGTTCTCCTGGCTCAGGGGCACGGAGCTCACCCTCCACCACAACTGTAACCACAAAG
- the smek1 gene encoding serine/threonine-protein phosphatase 4 regulatory subunit 3 isoform X5 yields the protein MTDTRRRVKVYTLNEDRQWDDRGTGHVSSGYVERLKGTSLLVRAESDGSLLLESKINPNTAYQKQQDTLIVWSEAENYDLALSFQEKAGCDEIWEKICQVQGKDPSVDITQDVVDESEEERFDDMSSPGLELPPCELNRLEDLAELVASSLPSPLRREKLALAVENEGYIRKLLELFRVCEDLENREGLHHLYEIIKGIFLLNRTALFEVMFSEECIMDIIGCLEFDPALPQPRRHREFLTKTARFKEVIPILDPELRQKIHQTYRVQYIQDMVLPTPSVFEENMLSTLHSFIFFNKVEIVGMLQDDEKFLTDLFAQLTDEATDDDKRHELVNFLKEFCAFSQTLQPQNRDAFFKTLSNMGILPALEVILGMDDVQVRGAATDIFSYLVEYNPSMVREFVMQESQQNDDDILLINLIIEHMICDTDPELGGAVQLMGLLRTLVDPENMLATANKTEKTEFLSFFYKHCMHVLSAPLLANTTEEKPSKGIENLRDDFQTSQLLALILELLTFCVEHHTYHIKNYIINKDILRRVLVLTASQHAFLALCALRFMRRIIGLKDEFYNRYIMRNFLFEPVIKAFLNNGSRYNLMNSAIIEMFEYVRVEDVKSLTAHIVENYWKALEDVDYVQTFKGLKLRYEQQRERQDNPKLDSMRSILRNHRFRRDARTLEDEEEMWFNTDEDDLEDGEAVVPPSDKMKSEEDLMEPISKFMERKKLKDTDDKDVLGKSSLSGRQNPSFKLSFSGSTKTSLSSPPSSASLNPGSPGSPGSPGSGARSSPSTTTVTTKGLVGLVDYPDDDDDEEEEEEDGEEEEDGESKEDPVPPTKKSKLSS from the exons ATGACTGACACTCGTCGACGAGTCAAAGTCTATACCCTCAATGAGGACAGACAGTGGGATGACCGTGGGACCGGGCACGTCTCCTCGGGCTATGTGGAGCGTTTGAAAGGCACGTCTCTACTGGTGCGAGCAGAGAGTGATG GTTCCCTACTGCTGGAGTCCAAAATCAATCCAAACACTGCCTACCAGAAACAACAG GATACATTGATAGTATGGTCAGAGGCAGAAAATTATGATCTGGCACTCAGCTTCCAGGAGAAGGCTGGATGTGATGAAATCTGGGAGAAAATATGCCAG GTGCAGGGAAAGGACCCATCAGTGGACATCACCCAAGATGTGGTGGACGAGTCTGAGGAGGAACGCTTTGACGACATGTCTTCGCCAGGTCTGGAGTTACCACCATGTGAACTGAACCGCTTGGAGGACCTGGCTGAGCTGGTGGCCTCCTCACTCCCATCACCACTGCGGCGCGAGAAACTGGCACTGGCTGTGGAAAACGAGGGATACATTCGCAAGCTTCTGGAACTGTTCCGTGTGTGTGAGGATTTGGAGAACAGAGAGGGACTGCACCACCTGTATGAAATCATTAAAGGCATCTTCCTGCTCAATCGTACTGCACTTTTTGAGGTTATGTTCTCTGAGGAGTGCATCATGGACATCATTGGTTGTCTGGAGTTTGATCCAGCACTCCCACAGCCACGGCGGCATCGGGAGTTTCTAACTAAGACAGCCCGCTTTAAAGAGGTGATTCCCATCTTGGATCCTGAACTGCGTCAGAAAATACACCAGACGTATCGGGTGCAGTATATTCAGGACATGGTGCTGCCCACGCCCTCTGTTTTTGAGGAAAACATGCTGTCCACCCTGCACTCCTTCATCTTCTTCAACAAGGTGGAGATTGTGGGCATGCTACAG GACGATGAGAAGTTCCTGACTGACCTTTTTGCACAGCTAACAGATGAGGCTACAGATGACGACAAAAGACATGAACTG GTGAACTTCCTAAAGGAATTCTGTGCATTCTCACAAACGTTACAACCTCAAAACAGGGACGCCTTCTTCAAGACATTGTCAAACATGGGCATTCTACCTGCACTAGAGGTCATCCTG GGAATGGATGACGTTCAGGTGCGTGGGGCAGCCACAGATATTTTCTCTTATCTGGTGGAGTACAACCCCTCCATGGTACGAGAGTTTGTTATGCAGGAGTCTCAGCAGAATGATGAC GACATCCTCCTGATCAACCTGATCATAGAACACATGATCTGTGATACAGACCCAGAGCTAGGTGGAGCAGTGCAGCTGATGGGTCTGCTTCGGACTCTGGTGGACCCTGAGAACATGCTGGCTACTGCAAAT aaaacagaaaaaacggAGTTCCTGAGCTTCTTCTACAAGCACTGTATGCACGTCCTCTCTGCTCCCCTACTGGCCAACACCACGGAGGAAAAACCAAGCAAAGGTATTGAAAACCtgcggg ATGATTTTCAAACATCCCAGTTGCTGGCCTTGATTTTGGAGCTGCTGACATTCTGTGTTGAGCACCACACCTATCACATTAAGAACTACATCATCAACAAGGACATTCTCAGGAGGGTACTGGTGCTCACTGCCTCTCAGCACGCCTTCCTGGCCCTAT GTGCCCTACGCTTCATGCGGAGGATCATTGGTCTGAAGGATGAATTCTACAATCGCTACATCATGAGAAACTTTCTCTTTGAGCCTGTCATTAAGGCCTTCCTTAACAACGGCTCACGCTACAATCTCATGAACTCGGCCATCATTGAGATGTTTGAGTATGTCCGTGTG GAGGACGTGAAGTCTCTTACAGCTCATATAGTAGAGAACTACTGGAAAGCCCTGGAGGATGTTGACTATGTCCAAACGTTTAAGGGATTAAAGCTGCGGTATGAACAGCAGCGAGAGAGGCAAGACAACCccaaactggatag CATGCGCTCCATCCTGAGGAACCACCGTTTCCGCCGTGATGCACGGACActggaggatgaagaggagatgTGGTTTAACACCGATGAGGATGACCTCGAGGATGGTGAGGCAGTGGTTCCTCCCTCTGACAAGATGAAAAGTGAGGAAGACCTCATGGAACCTATAAGCAAGTTcatggagagaaagaaat TGAAAGACACAGACGACAAAGATGTACTGGGGAAGTCCAGCTTATCAGGCAGGCAGAACCCCAGCTTCAAGCTCTCCTTCTCTGGCTCCACTAAAACCAGCCTCTCCAGCCCTCCGTCATCTGCCTCACTGAACCCAGGCTCTCCGGGATCACCAGGTTCTCCTGGCTCAGGGGCACGGAGCTCACCCTCCACCACAACTGTAACCACAAAG
- the smek1 gene encoding serine/threonine-protein phosphatase 4 regulatory subunit 3 isoform X2 produces MTDTRRRVKVYTLNEDRQWDDRGTGHVSSGYVERLKGTSLLVRAESDGSLLLESKINPNTAYQKQQDTLIVWSEAENYDLALSFQEKAGCDEIWEKICQVQGKDPSVDITQDVVDESEEERFDDMSSPGLELPPCELNRLEDLAELVASSLPSPLRREKLALAVENEGYIRKLLELFRVCEDLENREGLHHLYEIIKGIFLLNRTALFEVMFSEECIMDIIGCLEFDPALPQPRRHREFLTKTARFKEVIPILDPELRQKIHQTYRVQYIQDMVLPTPSVFEENMLSTLHSFIFFNKVEIVGMLQDDEKFLTDLFAQLTDEATDDDKRHELVNFLKEFCAFSQTLQPQNRDAFFKTLSNMGILPALEVILGMDDVQVRGAATDIFSYLVEYNPSMVREFVMQESQQNDDDILLINLIIEHMICDTDPELGGAVQLMGLLRTLVDPENMLATANKTEKTEFLSFFYKHCMHVLSAPLLANTTEEKPSKGIENLRGVCVVSVNITLRIMHKYFMLLTTFTFLSDDFQTSQLLALILELLTFCVEHHTYHIKNYIINKDILRRVLVLTASQHAFLALCALRFMRRIIGLKDEFYNRYIMRNFLFEPVIKAFLNNGSRYNLMNSAIIEMFEYVRVEDVKSLTAHIVENYWKALEDVDYVQTFKGLKLRYEQQRERQDNPKLDSMRSILRNHRFRRDARTLEDEEEMWFNTDEDDLEDGEAVVPPSDKMKSEEDLMEPISKFMERKKLKDTDDKDVLGKSSLSGRQNPSFKLSFSGSTKTSLSSPPSSASLNPGSPGSPGSPGSGARSSPSTTTVTTKGLVGLVDYPDDDDDEEEEEEDGEEEEDGESKEDPVPPTKKSKLSS; encoded by the exons ATGACTGACACTCGTCGACGAGTCAAAGTCTATACCCTCAATGAGGACAGACAGTGGGATGACCGTGGGACCGGGCACGTCTCCTCGGGCTATGTGGAGCGTTTGAAAGGCACGTCTCTACTGGTGCGAGCAGAGAGTGATG GTTCCCTACTGCTGGAGTCCAAAATCAATCCAAACACTGCCTACCAGAAACAACAG GATACATTGATAGTATGGTCAGAGGCAGAAAATTATGATCTGGCACTCAGCTTCCAGGAGAAGGCTGGATGTGATGAAATCTGGGAGAAAATATGCCAG GTGCAGGGAAAGGACCCATCAGTGGACATCACCCAAGATGTGGTGGACGAGTCTGAGGAGGAACGCTTTGACGACATGTCTTCGCCAGGTCTGGAGTTACCACCATGTGAACTGAACCGCTTGGAGGACCTGGCTGAGCTGGTGGCCTCCTCACTCCCATCACCACTGCGGCGCGAGAAACTGGCACTGGCTGTGGAAAACGAGGGATACATTCGCAAGCTTCTGGAACTGTTCCGTGTGTGTGAGGATTTGGAGAACAGAGAGGGACTGCACCACCTGTATGAAATCATTAAAGGCATCTTCCTGCTCAATCGTACTGCACTTTTTGAGGTTATGTTCTCTGAGGAGTGCATCATGGACATCATTGGTTGTCTGGAGTTTGATCCAGCACTCCCACAGCCACGGCGGCATCGGGAGTTTCTAACTAAGACAGCCCGCTTTAAAGAGGTGATTCCCATCTTGGATCCTGAACTGCGTCAGAAAATACACCAGACGTATCGGGTGCAGTATATTCAGGACATGGTGCTGCCCACGCCCTCTGTTTTTGAGGAAAACATGCTGTCCACCCTGCACTCCTTCATCTTCTTCAACAAGGTGGAGATTGTGGGCATGCTACAG GACGATGAGAAGTTCCTGACTGACCTTTTTGCACAGCTAACAGATGAGGCTACAGATGACGACAAAAGACATGAACTG GTGAACTTCCTAAAGGAATTCTGTGCATTCTCACAAACGTTACAACCTCAAAACAGGGACGCCTTCTTCAAGACATTGTCAAACATGGGCATTCTACCTGCACTAGAGGTCATCCTG GGAATGGATGACGTTCAGGTGCGTGGGGCAGCCACAGATATTTTCTCTTATCTGGTGGAGTACAACCCCTCCATGGTACGAGAGTTTGTTATGCAGGAGTCTCAGCAGAATGATGAC GACATCCTCCTGATCAACCTGATCATAGAACACATGATCTGTGATACAGACCCAGAGCTAGGTGGAGCAGTGCAGCTGATGGGTCTGCTTCGGACTCTGGTGGACCCTGAGAACATGCTGGCTACTGCAAAT aaaacagaaaaaacggAGTTCCTGAGCTTCTTCTACAAGCACTGTATGCACGTCCTCTCTGCTCCCCTACTGGCCAACACCACGGAGGAAAAACCAAGCAAAGGTATTGAAAACCtgcggggtgtgtgtgttgtctctgtaAATATAACTTTGAGAATAATGCACAAGTATTTTATGTTGCTTACTACCTTTACCTTTCTGTCAGATGATTTTCAAACATCCCAGTTGCTGGCCTTGATTTTGGAGCTGCTGACATTCTGTGTTGAGCACCACACCTATCACATTAAGAACTACATCATCAACAAGGACATTCTCAGGAGGGTACTGGTGCTCACTGCCTCTCAGCACGCCTTCCTGGCCCTAT GTGCCCTACGCTTCATGCGGAGGATCATTGGTCTGAAGGATGAATTCTACAATCGCTACATCATGAGAAACTTTCTCTTTGAGCCTGTCATTAAGGCCTTCCTTAACAACGGCTCACGCTACAATCTCATGAACTCGGCCATCATTGAGATGTTTGAGTATGTCCGTGTG GAGGACGTGAAGTCTCTTACAGCTCATATAGTAGAGAACTACTGGAAAGCCCTGGAGGATGTTGACTATGTCCAAACGTTTAAGGGATTAAAGCTGCGGTATGAACAGCAGCGAGAGAGGCAAGACAACCccaaactggatag CATGCGCTCCATCCTGAGGAACCACCGTTTCCGCCGTGATGCACGGACActggaggatgaagaggagatgTGGTTTAACACCGATGAGGATGACCTCGAGGATGGTGAGGCAGTGGTTCCTCCCTCTGACAAGATGAAAAGTGAGGAAGACCTCATGGAACCTATAAGCAAGTTcatggagagaaagaaat TGAAAGACACAGACGACAAAGATGTACTGGGGAAGTCCAGCTTATCAGGCAGGCAGAACCCCAGCTTCAAGCTCTCCTTCTCTGGCTCCACTAAAACCAGCCTCTCCAGCCCTCCGTCATCTGCCTCACTGAACCCAGGCTCTCCGGGATCACCAGGTTCTCCTGGCTCAGGGGCACGGAGCTCACCCTCCACCACAACTGTAACCACAAAG